From Girardinichthys multiradiatus isolate DD_20200921_A chromosome 13, DD_fGirMul_XY1, whole genome shotgun sequence:
aaaaacatggtaaaATAGTCACATTACCAAAACTGGATGCTTCTCCATTTTTGATAGAAATACAAGAAGGAAACTGGCCGAGGAAGTTGGAAAAAGGCTGCCACAACACTGAAAGACCACCATGATTCCAAAAGATAAGTTTGGAACAAACCGAGCAACTTAGTATGACCAAAAGAACACTAcgccactgtgaaacatggtggtggctgcataaTGCTCTTGGGTTACGTTTTCAGACGGATCTATGATTTTCATTAAAGTTGAAGAACTTGTGAACATTTCCAAATACCAGACACAAACCATTTAAATTTCTGCTAAGAAGAAGAGGATGAATTTATCAGTTTGAGTCAAAACATACACCCAAATCCTTATAGGAATACCTTCATGAGAGTAAAACATACTGGCCAGAGTCCAGAACAAAATTTATCATTAAACATTTGTAGAACTTTTACAAAGTAGAGTTGCTCCATATTAGAAAGATGTGGGATCCTGATAGACTCATACCAAAAAGGTTTGATTCTGAAATTGTGTCAAATCATGTTTTACAAACCTGCACTCTCTTACAACCAATTTGTTGtggctttatttattatttttctaagatgcttgatatttttatgttaaattgTACCAGATAAATGTAACCTTACAGGTGGAAACACTTTCAAAGTTATTTATCAGGGTCTCATTTTTTATATCACAAGACAAAACATATTAATAGTGTTGTGCTGACTTTTGAGAGCCAATGTGTAGATCTCAGAGGGTTCTTCAAAGACTTCAATATGTACATCATCATCACTACCATCATCTTCATCCCTGTTTATATGATGACATTATTGATTAAGGACAAAAACACCTTAAAAGAATATAAAGGTTATAGATGAATAGATATAGATTATATATTATGGATTCAGATGAATCCCTTGACAAAcgacaaataaaacacaggaaaagaaaAGTATAGATTTAATGATAGTATTACCGGTAATTCAACAAAACCTGGAACACCAATGTGCACTCACTTAAATCACATTGCAAGGGAAATGCTATGCATTGAAATAGTAAAATGAAGACCTTTGATGTTGTTTGACATTAAAGTTAATGATTAAAAGactataaaagaaaatacagtagAATTACTGTGCCTGCTTTATGGAGCACAAGTTACTAAGTTAACTAAGTTAAGTATAAGAGTAGTAATGCTTGCTACCCATAAATGTCTTCCAGGGTATCTACAGGGCTTAAACTGACAGGATGTTGAAGTGGTTGCAGCTCAAAACGTCCAAGAATCGATGTCAACGTGTGAAAGTTGCAAgtgaagaggaaagaaaaacaatacttCCTTCATCCTGTTGCCAGAAGagaaagttattttgttttaacttcATTAGGAAGAGGTAACCCTTTTACTGCTGCTAAAGCGTTGTCTACCATCAGGTGCACCATCTTTCTTATCGTTGCATGAGTGTTGGTCCCAGTGTGGGGTGTTATCAGCACATTCGGGAGGCTGAGGAGCGGATGATCCCTGCACAAACCAAGCAGATGATGTTCATTTTTGCGTTCTCTAACTGTTAACACTTTGGTCATTTGTAAGAAAGAACCAAGAAAATATGTGTAAACAGAAGAAGAGGGGTGTTTAAGAGGGTACCTGGGTAAAGGTTCAGGGTGAGTCACATCTAAAGCTGCAGCTCGGATCGTTCCAGACTTCAGAGCTTTGACAAGAGCGTCCTGATCCACAACCAGACCTGAAGCATAAAATGACTTAATATTATAGGAGAGCTTATGAATTAAAGTCTAGGAAAAGGGTGTTTCCATACCTCTGCTGACATTTATGAGTGTTGCTGTGGGTTTCATGAGTGACAGCTCTCTGTGGCTTATAAGGCCAGTGGTCTCGGGGGTCAGGTTCACCACCAGCACGACAAAGTCGGACTCATTCAGCAGGTCATCCAGTTTCTCACAGTAACTTGCCCCGACTGCCTGCTCATCTTCAACACTCCTAAAAAACAGGGATCTTACTACATGAACTATCTCCATTTCTTGGGGTACCATATTGCAGGTCAAAAGGTAACCTTCTGTTTCTGTTGTGGTAAAGGATCCTCATGTTGAAACCTTTGCTTCTCTGCGCAACTTTGTACCCAATGTGTCCCATTCCAATGATCCCCAGAGTCGACCCTGTGACTTCAACTCCCATAAGGCTTTGTGGTACTTGGGTGGTCTTAGAATCAACTGATATCAGGTGACCTataaagacagaaacaaaacaaaaaaaacgttcCCAAATTCTCAGATTATCTTTGAATAAAGGAGGGATTGGCAGAAACAAACAGTTGTGGTCAGAAGTTTAAGTTtgattttgggcttttaattatttaacataATTATCTAATTAGGATAATTAGATAATTATCATTAGATAATTAGATTGTGGATTGTTGGTAGAGCAAATATCTCCAATAAATAATAATCCAGATAAGGTAAAAATTATACATACTACCATTAATGTTTGGGTAAATGTCCATTGACAAGTTATCtattgtagccatcaacaagcttctgacaCAACTGGCTGAATGTTTGACCAATATTCTTGGCAGGGTTGGGCCATGGCCATTTTTAAAAGCTTATACTCACACCTTTAGACAAGCTAGTTTTGATGAGTATTTCGGATGATTGCcctgttggaacacccagtTTTGCCCAGGTTTCATCCATCAAGCTCATCTACAGTATTTTATTCACTGTACAATACACCTGTTGGTA
This genomic window contains:
- the zgc:136493 gene encoding probable 2-ketogluconate reductase, translated to MAEDKPWVLISEVGGEGFHEDVVDILKQHFHLICLKEFLKNPVLHGPKIQAMLMWNCSPAPEPSLLSCLPSLKVVANGGVGIDHLDVPYINSLGVKVANTPGVVSDATADMAMALLLASARMIVEGHLISVDSKTTQVPQSLMGVEVTGSTLGIIGMGHIGYKVAQRSKGFNMRILYHNRNRRSVEDEQAVGASYCEKLDDLLNESDFVVLVVNLTPETTGLISHRELSLMKPTATLINVSRGLVVDQDALVKALKSGTIRAAALDVTHPEPLPRDHPLLSLPNVLITPHTGTNTHATIRKMVHLMVDNALAAVKGLPLPNEVKTK